From one Anopheles bellator chromosome 1, idAnoBellAS_SP24_06.2, whole genome shotgun sequence genomic stretch:
- the LOC131208689 gene encoding SH3 domain-containing protein Dlish isoform X2 codes for MAFLCPVRIRRGKKKKPLGGDIDKDLSSSLGLNHGMGRITGSASIETLVRVGIEKEHGLSPESKMAVLHDFTPCVDDELEVKRGQIVNILYRENDWVYVIGQDTRQEGFIPYSYCAPFNTQLADLAIKKKLPRDLTTMGAGADGMPDISIDVLDDSGPGMLTNALKHSQASLSSEPDFLPFAKDPSGRYIVLYTFIARDENDVSVERGEFVTVLNREDPEWFWIVRSDGQEGFIPSGFVYPAENILQGQSGKQQQQGGGVNTLDMNMQQQQHQQQQQQHQQQPGIGSDDLRYHGTELVMLYDYKAQAPDDLSVRRGDWIYADLNNQTVDGWLWAYAPKTRKYGFIPKAYARPPAMTSL; via the exons ATGGCATTCCTGTGCCCCGTTCGTATTCGTCGtgggaaaaagaagaaac CACTCGGCGGTGATATCGACAAGGATCTGTCGAGCAGCCTCGGGCTAAACCATGGGATGGGCCGGATAACCGGATCGGCCAGCATCGAGACGCTGGTCCGGGTGGGTATCGAGAAGGAGCACGGCCTTAGCCCGGAGTCCAAAATGGCCGTGCTTCACGATTTCACGCCCTGCGTCGATGATGAGCTGGAGGTGAAACGAGGCCAGATCGTGAACATTCTGTACCGCGAAAACGACTGGGTGTACGTGATCGGACAGGACACTCGGCAGGAAGGCTTCATACCGTACTCGTACTGTGCTCCCTTCAACACCCAGCTGGCCGATTTGGCGATCAAGAAGAAGCTACCGCGCGACCTCACGACGAtgggcgctggtgctg ATGGTATGCCGGACATTAGCATCGATGTGCTGGACGACAGTGGGCCCGGAATGCTCACAAACGCACTGAAACACTCGCAGGCGAGCCTCAGCTCCGAACCGGACTTTCTGCCCTTCGCAAAGGACCCCAGTGGTCGGTACATAGTCCTGTACACGTTTATTGCGCGCGACGAGAATGATGTGTCGGTCGAGCGGGGCGAGTTTGTGACGGTGTTGAACCGTGAGGATCCGGAGTGGTTCTGGATCGTACGCAGTGACGGTCAGGAAGGTTTCATACCGTCCGGGTTCGTGTATCCGGCCGAAAACATTCTACAGGGTCAGTCCggcaagcagcaacagcaaggtGGAGGTGTAAATACTTTGGATATGAACATG cagcaacaacaacatcaacagcagcagcagcagcaccagcaacaaccggGCATTGGGTCAGATGACTTGCGGTACCACGGAACCGAGTTGGTTATGCTCTACGATTATAAG GCACAAGCCCCAGATGATTTGAGCGTCCGGCGAGGCGACTGGATCTACGCCGACCTGAACAACCAAACGGTGGACGGCTGGTTGTGGGCCTACGCACCGAAAACCCGCAAATACGGTTTCATCCCGAAAGCGTAtgctcgcccgcccgccatGACAAGTCTGTAG
- the LOC131208689 gene encoding SH3 domain-containing protein Dlish isoform X1: protein MAFLCPVRIRRGKKKKPLGGDIDKDLSSSLGLNHGMGRITGSASIETLVRVGIEKEHGLSPESKMAVLHDFTPCVDDELEVKRGQIVNILYRENDWVYVIGQDTRQEGFIPYSYCAPFNTQLADLAIKKKLPRDLTTMGAGAGVGGPGGGGPGSGLVGGSDLTDGMPDISIDVLDDSGPGMLTNALKHSQASLSSEPDFLPFAKDPSGRYIVLYTFIARDENDVSVERGEFVTVLNREDPEWFWIVRSDGQEGFIPSGFVYPAENILQGQSGKQQQQGGGVNTLDMNMVPMGGGGCGTNMAISANQHQQQQQQHQQQQQQHQQQPGIGSDDLRYHGTELVMLYDYKAQAPDDLSVRRGDWIYADLNNQTVDGWLWAYAPKTRKYGFIPKAYARPPAMTSL, encoded by the exons ATGGCATTCCTGTGCCCCGTTCGTATTCGTCGtgggaaaaagaagaaac CACTCGGCGGTGATATCGACAAGGATCTGTCGAGCAGCCTCGGGCTAAACCATGGGATGGGCCGGATAACCGGATCGGCCAGCATCGAGACGCTGGTCCGGGTGGGTATCGAGAAGGAGCACGGCCTTAGCCCGGAGTCCAAAATGGCCGTGCTTCACGATTTCACGCCCTGCGTCGATGATGAGCTGGAGGTGAAACGAGGCCAGATCGTGAACATTCTGTACCGCGAAAACGACTGGGTGTACGTGATCGGACAGGACACTCGGCAGGAAGGCTTCATACCGTACTCGTACTGTGCTCCCTTCAACACCCAGCTGGCCGATTTGGCGATCAAGAAGAAGCTACCGCGCGACCTCACGACGAtgggcgctggtgctggtgttggtggccccggtggcggtggtcctGGCAGCGGTCTGGTGGGTGGCAGCGATCTTACAGATGGTATGCCGGACATTAGCATCGATGTGCTGGACGACAGTGGGCCCGGAATGCTCACAAACGCACTGAAACACTCGCAGGCGAGCCTCAGCTCCGAACCGGACTTTCTGCCCTTCGCAAAGGACCCCAGTGGTCGGTACATAGTCCTGTACACGTTTATTGCGCGCGACGAGAATGATGTGTCGGTCGAGCGGGGCGAGTTTGTGACGGTGTTGAACCGTGAGGATCCGGAGTGGTTCTGGATCGTACGCAGTGACGGTCAGGAAGGTTTCATACCGTCCGGGTTCGTGTATCCGGCCGAAAACATTCTACAGGGTCAGTCCggcaagcagcaacagcaaggtGGAGGTGTAAATACTTTGGATATGAACATGGTGCCAATGGGGGGCGGTGGTTGCGGTACGAACATGGCAATCAGtgccaaccaacaccaacagcagcaacaacaacatcaacagcagcagcagcagcaccagcaacaaccggGCATTGGGTCAGATGACTTGCGGTACCACGGAACCGAGTTGGTTATGCTCTACGATTATAAG GCACAAGCCCCAGATGATTTGAGCGTCCGGCGAGGCGACTGGATCTACGCCGACCTGAACAACCAAACGGTGGACGGCTGGTTGTGGGCCTACGCACCGAAAACCCGCAAATACGGTTTCATCCCGAAAGCGTAtgctcgcccgcccgccatGACAAGTCTGTAG